A region from the Vicinamibacterales bacterium genome encodes:
- a CDS encoding TetR/AcrR family transcriptional regulator, which yields MGIEDRRDRERQAVTDSILDAARELFLAEGYQRVSIRKIAERIEYSPAAIYSYYPSKDDIFLALAKEGFYRLDIKVRAAMASGDALENVRAGWWAFFEFSKEQPEYFLLMFVDRSVPRITQQWEGFEFLQQLLAGAVAAIQKAIDAGAFPATLNPDAAMHMLWAGLLGPAMLGIRHRLASGEDYDALARDVLNATIAGLQAGVNTTFVSCKCAEEGIAGALVPAGATRHES from the coding sequence ATGGGTATTGAAGACCGACGCGACCGCGAACGCCAAGCCGTTACCGACTCCATCCTCGACGCCGCCCGCGAACTCTTTCTTGCGGAAGGGTACCAACGGGTCTCGATTCGAAAGATCGCTGAACGCATCGAGTACAGCCCTGCGGCGATCTACAGCTATTACCCGAGCAAGGACGACATCTTCCTGGCCCTGGCCAAGGAAGGCTTCTATCGCCTCGACATCAAGGTGCGCGCGGCGATGGCGTCCGGCGATGCCCTCGAGAACGTGCGCGCCGGCTGGTGGGCCTTCTTCGAGTTCTCCAAGGAACAACCGGAATACTTCCTGTTGATGTTCGTGGACCGATCGGTGCCGCGCATCACACAGCAATGGGAGGGCTTCGAGTTCCTGCAGCAGTTGCTGGCCGGTGCCGTGGCAGCCATCCAGAAGGCCATCGACGCCGGCGCCTTCCCCGCCACGCTCAATCCCGATGCGGCGATGCACATGTTGTGGGCCGGCCTGTTGGGTCCGGCCATGCTCGGCATCCGCCACCGCCTGGCCTCCGGCGAAGACTACGACGCGCTCGCGCGCGACGTACTCAACGCCACCATCGCCGGCCTGCAAGCCGGCGTCAACACTACCTTTGTGTCTTGCAAGTGTGCTGAAGAAGGAATCGCGGGCGCACTGGTGCCTGCTGGAGCGACCCGTCATGAATCGTAG
- a CDS encoding efflux RND transporter periplasmic adaptor subunit, which produces MNRSVVVIKILPAVALLASSLIAAGCGAPETTAQAAPETTAPAVVAIDVPTVTASVGTVEASLEISGTLAPLSRVAVKPKLPGAIERMLVDIGDAVTMGQTIATIDRREIDAQADSAVAAVAVGQAALETAEAALANAVLEHDRAKNLFDRGALPRQRLDGAQTAHRSAVAQRDLATANLAQAQAALRRAREVQRNATITSPVTGYVVERNYDAGAIPGDLPVVVVADMRQMKLEAGVSELEAGRLRVGLKANVSVQAKPGQTFQGRLAAIAPEVDERNRHFMIDVRVPNDSRALLSGMYASARIIEATAADAVLVPKEAVTTSNGKRIVQKVQGDTVTAVEVTEGLADGTRVQIVAGVAAGDTVMADARRQLPAGAKIRGIPAAR; this is translated from the coding sequence ATGAATCGTAGTGTTGTCGTGATCAAGATTCTCCCTGCCGTCGCCCTGCTGGCGTCGTCGTTGATTGCCGCCGGCTGCGGAGCGCCGGAGACGACCGCCCAGGCCGCACCCGAAACCACGGCGCCGGCCGTCGTCGCGATCGACGTCCCCACCGTCACGGCCAGCGTCGGCACGGTCGAGGCCTCGCTCGAGATCTCGGGCACGCTCGCGCCGCTCAGCCGCGTGGCCGTGAAGCCGAAGCTGCCGGGCGCCATCGAGCGCATGCTCGTGGACATCGGCGACGCCGTCACCATGGGCCAGACCATTGCCACCATCGATCGGCGCGAGATTGACGCGCAGGCCGATTCGGCGGTCGCCGCTGTCGCCGTTGGCCAGGCGGCGCTGGAAACCGCGGAGGCCGCGCTCGCCAATGCCGTGCTCGAGCACGATCGCGCCAAGAACCTGTTCGACCGGGGCGCCCTGCCGCGCCAGCGCCTCGACGGCGCGCAGACCGCGCACCGCTCCGCCGTCGCCCAGCGCGACCTGGCCACCGCCAACCTCGCCCAGGCCCAGGCGGCGCTGCGTCGCGCGCGCGAGGTGCAGCGCAACGCCACCATCACCTCGCCGGTGACCGGCTACGTGGTGGAGCGCAACTACGATGCGGGCGCGATTCCCGGCGATCTGCCGGTGGTGGTGGTCGCCGACATGCGCCAGATGAAGCTCGAAGCCGGCGTCTCGGAACTGGAAGCCGGCCGGCTGCGCGTCGGCCTCAAGGCCAACGTCTCGGTGCAGGCCAAGCCCGGCCAGACCTTCCAGGGCCGGTTGGCCGCCATTGCCCCCGAAGTGGACGAGCGGAACCGTCACTTCATGATCGACGTGCGTGTGCCGAACGACTCGCGGGCCCTGCTGTCCGGGATGTACGCCTCCGCCCGCATCATCGAGGCGACCGCCGCCGATGCCGTGCTGGTGCCTAAGGAAGCCGTCACGACCAGCAACGGCAAGCGAATCGTCCAGAAGGTCCAGGGCGACACGGTCACGGCGGTCGAGGTCACCGAAGGCCTGGCCGACGGCACCCGCGTCCAGATCGTGGCTGGAGTCGCCGCCGGCGACACGGTGATGGCCGACGCGCGACGGCAGCTGCCGGCCGGCGCGAAGATCCGCGGCATCCCGGCGGCGCGCTAG
- a CDS encoding efflux RND transporter permease subunit has product MWISDTSIKRPVFATMVIVSFMVLGAVSMTRLGIDLFPEVNFPFVNVSVVYPGAGPEEVETLVTRPIEDAVAGINGVKRVISTSTEGFSRVGIELRLEVDPQAATAEVREKVAAIRERLPEQIKDPTIQRFDVAALPIAIYAVGSTQPSDVTRRTVEDDIKPLLGQIDGVAAVEVNGGQVRELQVNLDPRRLEALNLPLTEVAAKLAADNLDVPGGLVRRDGKAVSLRTQGQYQSASEIEDVILRSVGGSTVRVKDVGTVVDGYEDRASTTRLDGADAVSFSIRKQSGANTVEVQTKVDAALARAATSFPQLQIKTVHTDAEAIMENVTDVRGHIIFGGIMAVLVVFVFMRDWRSTAITALALPTSVIATFFFMYAIGFTINMMTLMALSLVIGILIDDAVVVRENIYRHMEMGEDPVTAARRGTSEIGLAVMATTFTILAVFLPVGFMTGIVGQFFKSFALTIAFAVSISLLVAFTLDPMLSSRFVRFIPLEERTRTRFGRFLERVGGFYDRIDRHYHRLLGWAMNHPWKIVATATVVFLASMSTLSVIGTEFVPAEDRGEFVVNVEAPPGTSFEQTVAYVDQVEHVVRALPEVRQIFSTVGFEGSTLKANLRVKAGKKHERERGLAALKDDMRQRLTTIPLLKMTVADPEMMQGAPTQAPLSVFVRGDDIAELLRLNDEVVAKVKAVPGAVDVDSTLESGQPEMVGKVNRELAADLGFDVGSVAMQLRGMVEGVVPTRLREHDKEYDIRVRLAPEFRNDFESIARTPLYSPNGAVVRTRDIVRLEPEVGPAAIEREGRRRQAKINIELADRSLGEVTADVAKVMAGVTLPPNFEWGFSGDVELMQESAAAMGLALLLATAFIYIVLASQFESFLEPFLIMISLPLALVGALLAILLTGKNLGMPAMIGVVMLMGLVTKNAILLVDLTNQYVGEGMGVREALLKAGPIRLRPILMTTIAMILGMLPSAMGQGEGSDFRSPISIATIGGLITSTLLTLVVVPVAYLLLARAAERVAAWRAQPSAGVPPAVRVAGVVLIVALMGWLLSTTSAFAQTAGASTAPARPSDVVTLTFNQALERALSANEGLKVAQEKVVETQARVQEAKTSFLPQVNLGYTYLPSQRFPVIRIPAGVFGPEEQTFQAAFSRENAMQLYIN; this is encoded by the coding sequence ATGTGGATTTCCGATACCTCGATTAAGCGGCCCGTCTTCGCGACGATGGTCATCGTCAGCTTCATGGTGCTGGGCGCGGTCTCGATGACGCGCCTCGGCATCGACCTGTTTCCCGAGGTGAACTTCCCCTTCGTCAACGTGTCGGTGGTCTACCCCGGCGCCGGCCCCGAAGAAGTGGAAACGCTGGTGACGCGCCCGATCGAAGACGCGGTCGCCGGCATCAACGGCGTGAAGCGCGTGATTTCGACCTCGACCGAGGGGTTCTCTCGCGTCGGCATCGAATTGCGCCTCGAGGTGGACCCGCAGGCGGCCACCGCCGAGGTTCGCGAGAAGGTCGCCGCCATCCGCGAGCGGCTGCCCGAGCAAATCAAGGACCCGACGATTCAGCGTTTCGACGTCGCGGCGCTGCCGATTGCCATCTACGCGGTCGGTTCCACCCAGCCGTCCGACGTGACGCGGCGCACCGTGGAAGACGACATCAAGCCGCTGCTCGGTCAGATCGACGGCGTCGCCGCCGTCGAAGTGAACGGCGGCCAGGTGCGCGAGCTGCAGGTCAACCTCGATCCCCGCCGGCTCGAGGCGCTGAACCTGCCGCTCACCGAGGTCGCGGCGAAGCTGGCGGCCGACAACCTGGACGTGCCCGGCGGGCTGGTCCGCCGTGACGGCAAGGCCGTGTCGCTGCGCACCCAGGGTCAGTACCAGTCGGCGTCTGAAATCGAGGACGTCATCCTGCGTTCCGTCGGCGGCTCCACGGTCCGCGTGAAGGACGTCGGCACGGTGGTAGACGGCTACGAGGATCGCGCCTCGACCACGCGCCTCGACGGCGCCGACGCGGTGTCGTTCTCGATCCGCAAGCAGTCCGGCGCCAACACGGTTGAAGTGCAGACCAAGGTGGACGCGGCGCTCGCCAGGGCGGCCACCAGCTTCCCGCAACTGCAGATCAAGACGGTGCACACCGACGCCGAAGCGATCATGGAGAACGTGACCGACGTGCGCGGCCACATCATCTTCGGCGGCATCATGGCCGTGCTCGTGGTGTTCGTGTTCATGCGCGACTGGCGCTCCACCGCGATCACCGCGCTGGCGCTCCCGACCTCGGTGATTGCGACCTTCTTCTTCATGTATGCGATCGGCTTCACCATCAACATGATGACGTTGATGGCGCTATCGCTGGTCATCGGCATCCTGATCGACGATGCGGTGGTGGTGCGCGAGAACATCTATCGCCACATGGAAATGGGGGAAGACCCGGTGACTGCCGCCCGCCGCGGCACCTCCGAGATCGGCCTGGCCGTGATGGCCACCACGTTCACGATCCTGGCGGTGTTCCTCCCGGTCGGCTTCATGACCGGCATCGTCGGGCAGTTCTTCAAGTCGTTCGCCCTGACGATTGCGTTCGCGGTGTCGATCTCGCTGCTGGTCGCGTTCACGCTCGACCCGATGCTGTCGTCGCGGTTCGTGCGGTTCATCCCGCTGGAGGAACGCACGCGCACGCGGTTCGGCCGCTTCCTGGAGCGGGTCGGCGGCTTCTACGACCGCATCGACCGGCACTACCACCGCCTGCTCGGCTGGGCGATGAACCACCCCTGGAAGATCGTGGCGACGGCGACGGTGGTGTTCCTGGCCAGCATGTCCACGCTCAGCGTCATCGGCACCGAGTTCGTGCCGGCGGAGGACCGCGGCGAGTTCGTGGTCAACGTCGAGGCGCCGCCCGGCACGTCGTTCGAGCAGACCGTGGCCTACGTCGATCAGGTGGAACACGTCGTCAGGGCGCTGCCGGAAGTGCGGCAGATTTTCTCGACGGTCGGCTTCGAAGGCAGCACGCTCAAGGCCAACCTGCGGGTGAAGGCCGGCAAGAAGCACGAGCGGGAACGCGGCCTGGCCGCGCTCAAGGACGACATGCGCCAGCGGCTCACCACCATCCCGCTGCTCAAGATGACGGTCGCGGATCCGGAGATGATGCAGGGCGCGCCCACCCAGGCGCCGCTCAGCGTGTTCGTGCGCGGCGACGACATCGCCGAGCTGCTGCGGTTGAATGACGAAGTGGTCGCGAAGGTGAAGGCGGTGCCCGGCGCCGTGGACGTCGACAGCACCCTCGAGTCGGGCCAGCCGGAGATGGTCGGCAAGGTCAACCGCGAGCTGGCCGCCGACCTCGGCTTCGACGTCGGCTCGGTGGCCATGCAGCTGCGCGGCATGGTGGAGGGCGTGGTGCCGACCCGCCTGCGCGAGCACGACAAGGAATACGACATCCGCGTGCGGCTGGCGCCCGAGTTCCGCAACGACTTCGAGTCGATCGCGCGGACGCCGCTCTACTCGCCCAACGGCGCGGTGGTGCGCACGCGTGACATCGTCCGGCTGGAGCCCGAAGTGGGCCCCGCGGCGATCGAGCGCGAAGGCCGCCGGCGGCAGGCGAAGATCAACATCGAGCTGGCCGACCGATCGCTGGGCGAGGTGACCGCCGACGTCGCCAAGGTGATGGCGGGCGTCACGCTGCCCCCTAACTTCGAATGGGGTTTCTCCGGCGACGTCGAGCTGATGCAGGAATCGGCGGCGGCCATGGGCCTGGCGCTGCTGCTGGCGACCGCCTTCATCTACATCGTGCTGGCGTCACAATTCGAATCGTTCCTCGAACCGTTCCTGATCATGATCTCGCTGCCGCTCGCCCTGGTCGGGGCGCTGCTCGCCATCCTGCTGACCGGGAAGAACCTGGGCATGCCGGCCATGATCGGGGTGGTCATGCTGATGGGACTGGTCACCAAAAACGCGATCCTGCTCGTGGACCTCACGAACCAATACGTCGGCGAAGGCATGGGCGTGCGCGAGGCGCTGCTCAAGGCCGGCCCGATCCGCCTGCGGCCGATCCTGATGACGACCATCGCGATGATCCTCGGCATGTTGCCGTCGGCCATGGGCCAGGGCGAAGGCAGTGACTTCCGCTCGCCCATCTCGATTGCCACCATCGGCGGCCTGATCACCTCCACGCTGCTGACGCTGGTGGTCGTGCCGGTGGCCTACCTTCTGCTGGCGCGCGCCGCCGAGCGGGTCGCCGCTTGGCGGGCGCAGCCGTCGGCCGGCGTGCCGCCGGCCGTGCGCGTCGCCGGCGTGGTGCTGATCGTCGCGCTCATGGGCTGGCTGTTGTCCACCACCAGCGCGTTTGCGCAAACCGCCGGCGCCTCGACGGCGCCGGCGCGACCGAGCGACGTGGTGACCCTGACCTTCAACCAGGCCCTCGAGCGCGCGCTGTCGGCCAACGAAGGATTGAAGGTGGCGCAGGAGAAGGTCGTCGAGACCCAGGCCCGCGTGCAGGAAGCGAAGACCAGCTTCCTGCCGCAGGTCAATCTCGGCTACACCTACCTGCCCTCGCAGCGCTTCCCGGTGATTCGCATTCCGGCCGGCGTCTTCGGCCCAGAGGAGCAGACGTTCCAGGCCGCCTTCAGCCGCGAGAACGCCATGCAGCTGTACATCAACTAG
- a CDS encoding TolC family protein, with protein sequence MYTGGRLNHAYGITTSSLDASKLDLDRTRQEIEYRVVESFYAALMNKRGVAVADEQVRLTERQLELAKARFESGTVARLDVLQAEVELANAKARRIQARAQVDTSIQALRGVLSMPQTQRLELEGSLDEPVAGHARAQLDEELPKRPDLQAYAARRQAAEYASNLAQSEWKPSLSFTGNMQYQQDSLNNFLSRDNQSYAFGLSLNVPLFSAPGAAARRGIAQSQMRQVEHGLRYATDNARLELESAWTALESSAEVVATQEKALELARESVSIAQVSYENGVITSAELNDAQVRLLQTEWLLMQAKYSRITAAARAKVAAGVSS encoded by the coding sequence ATCTACACCGGCGGCCGCCTGAACCACGCTTACGGCATCACCACTTCGTCGCTCGACGCGTCGAAGCTGGACCTGGATCGGACCCGGCAGGAGATTGAATACCGGGTGGTCGAAAGCTTCTATGCCGCGCTGATGAACAAGCGCGGCGTGGCGGTGGCCGACGAACAGGTCCGGCTGACCGAACGGCAGCTCGAGCTGGCCAAGGCGCGCTTCGAATCCGGCACCGTGGCCCGGCTCGACGTGCTGCAGGCCGAGGTCGAGCTGGCCAACGCCAAGGCCCGGCGGATCCAGGCCCGGGCGCAGGTTGACACGTCGATCCAGGCGCTACGCGGCGTGCTGTCGATGCCGCAGACGCAGCGCCTCGAACTCGAGGGTTCGCTGGACGAGCCGGTGGCCGGCCACGCCCGCGCGCAGCTCGACGAGGAACTCCCCAAGCGCCCGGACCTCCAGGCGTACGCGGCGCGGCGGCAGGCCGCGGAGTACGCGTCGAACCTGGCGCAAAGTGAATGGAAGCCGAGCCTGTCGTTCACCGGCAACATGCAGTATCAGCAGGACTCGCTGAACAACTTCCTGTCGCGCGACAACCAGAGCTACGCGTTCGGCCTGAGTCTCAACGTGCCGCTGTTCTCGGCGCCGGGCGCCGCCGCCCGCCGCGGCATCGCCCAGTCACAGATGCGCCAGGTCGAACACGGCCTCCGCTACGCCACCGACAACGCGCGACTCGAACTGGAGTCGGCGTGGACCGCGCTGGAATCATCTGCTGAAGTGGTGGCGACCCAGGAAAAGGCGCTGGAACTGGCCCGCGAGAGCGTGTCGATTGCGCAGGTGTCGTACGAGAACGGCGTGATCACGTCGGCCGAACTGAACGACGCGCAGGTTCGCCTGCTGCAGACGGAGTGGTTGTTGATGCAGGCGAAGTACTCGCGCATCACGGCGGCGGCCCGGGCCAAGGTCGCGGCCGGGGTGTCGTCCTAA
- a CDS encoding cytochrome c encodes MIRLRACGASAGLAVCAVLLVTASSLAMNGQGQKSVQAGVYTAAQADRGQVLFRSKCASCHAPNRFTDDLFYTSFAGKPMWEMFDVISDTMPEEAPGSMKPEEYVDVMAYLLKLNNFPTGELDLPVGKEALSAIKMEKPQR; translated from the coding sequence ATGATCCGCCTTCGCGCCTGCGGCGCTTCGGCGGGACTGGCCGTCTGCGCCGTGCTCCTGGTAACAGCCTCGTCGCTCGCGATGAACGGCCAGGGCCAGAAATCGGTACAGGCCGGGGTGTACACGGCCGCCCAGGCCGACCGCGGGCAGGTCTTGTTTCGCAGCAAGTGCGCCAGCTGCCACGCACCGAATCGCTTTACCGACGACCTGTTCTACACGAGCTTTGCGGGTAAGCCGATGTGGGAGATGTTCGACGTGATCAGCGACACGATGCCGGAAGAGGCCCCCGGCAGCATGAAGCCGGAAGAGTACGTCGACGTGATGGCCTACCTCTTGAAGCTCAATAACTTTCCCACGGGCGAATTGGATCTGCCGGTCGGGAAAGAGGCGTTGAGCGCGATCAAGATGGAAAAGCCGCAGCGTTAG
- a CDS encoding cytochrome c — translation MIRTVIIAAGTTLALTVGAVALNGQTPQKSTNDGVYTVAQAGRGKEAFDSKCTTCHEPARFAGDTFLDAWSGKPLKDVWDIASGTMPEDNPGSLKPQEYGDILAYFLQLNAFPTGEGELPGNAGAMANIKVEKPKK, via the coding sequence ATGATTCGCACAGTCATCATCGCAGCAGGCACGACCCTCGCCCTCACCGTGGGCGCGGTGGCCCTCAACGGCCAGACCCCGCAGAAGTCCACCAACGATGGCGTCTACACGGTGGCGCAGGCCGGGCGCGGCAAGGAGGCGTTCGACAGCAAGTGCACCACCTGCCACGAGCCGGCGCGGTTTGCCGGCGACACCTTCCTCGACGCCTGGAGCGGCAAGCCGCTGAAGGACGTGTGGGACATCGCCAGCGGCACGATGCCGGAAGACAATCCGGGCAGCCTCAAGCCGCAGGAGTATGGCGACATCCTGGCCTACTTCCTCCAGCTCAATGCGTTCCCCACCGGCGAGGGGGAGTTGCCGGGCAACGCCGGCGCGATGGCCAACATCAAGGTCGAGAAGCCGAAGAAATGA
- a CDS encoding carbohydrate kinase family protein — MKLIVTGSIAFDYLMSFPGKFTEHFLPEHMHRVSLSFLVDTMDKRRGGCGPNIAYTLALLGERPFLMATAGQDVGDYKAWMEGANIDTSLLKIVDGKFCASFFCSTDDSANQIASFYTGAMANAGELSFRTLPDLGNALVIISPNDPGAMVQYAEECAAMGLKYIWDPGQQCARMEGDQLADGVTGAFMVICNDYEFELIRQKTGMGEAEILKHVPLLVVTHGEKGSAIHTRDGVVQVPAVTPHRIEDPTGVGDAFRGGFMKGLAMGASYTVCAQLGSVAATYALEHLGGTSHAYTWDEFSARYEQHFGKLQA, encoded by the coding sequence ATGAAACTCATCGTCACTGGTTCGATCGCGTTCGACTACCTGATGTCGTTCCCCGGCAAGTTCACCGAGCACTTCCTGCCGGAGCACATGCACCGGGTGTCGCTCAGCTTCCTGGTCGATACGATGGACAAGCGGCGCGGCGGCTGCGGCCCGAACATCGCCTACACGCTGGCGCTGCTGGGCGAGCGGCCGTTCCTGATGGCCACGGCCGGGCAGGACGTTGGCGACTACAAGGCCTGGATGGAAGGCGCCAACATCGACACCTCGCTCCTCAAGATCGTGGACGGCAAGTTCTGCGCGTCGTTCTTCTGCAGCACGGACGATTCGGCCAACCAGATCGCGTCGTTCTACACCGGCGCGATGGCGAATGCCGGTGAGCTGTCATTCCGGACGCTGCCGGACCTGGGCAACGCGCTGGTGATCATCTCGCCGAACGACCCCGGCGCCATGGTCCAGTACGCCGAGGAATGCGCGGCCATGGGCCTGAAGTACATCTGGGACCCGGGCCAGCAGTGCGCGCGCATGGAAGGCGACCAGCTCGCCGACGGCGTCACCGGGGCGTTCATGGTGATCTGCAACGACTACGAGTTCGAATTGATCCGCCAGAAGACCGGGATGGGGGAGGCCGAGATCCTGAAGCACGTGCCGCTGCTGGTCGTGACCCACGGCGAAAAGGGCTCCGCGATCCACACCCGCGACGGTGTCGTGCAGGTGCCGGCGGTCACGCCGCACCGCATCGAGGACCCGACCGGTGTGGGCGACGCCTTCCGCGGCGGCTTCATGAAGGGGTTGGCGATGGGGGCCTCGTACACGGTGTGCGCGCAGCTGGGCAGCGTCGCCGCCACCTATGCACTGGAACACCTGGGCGGCACCTCCCATGCGTATACTTGGGACGAATTCTCGGCCCGTTACGAACAGCACTTCGGCAAACTGCAGGCATAA
- the mtnP gene encoding S-methyl-5'-thioadenosine phosphorylase, whose amino-acid sequence MSARIGIIGGSGLYDMAELTDREERVVTTPFGDPSGPYVLATLRGKRVAFLSRHGAGHRLTPTELNYRANIFGMKLLGVEWIVSASAVGSLQEQYRPMDLVFPDQFIDRTRGRISTFFGGGVVAHVGFAHPLSHHLSSLAAGCAAEAGATAHRGGTYVCMEGPQFSTLAESRLYRAWGGDIIGMTNLQEAKLAREAEIAYSTMALVTDYDCWHEDHDTVTVEMIINNLTQNAKMAQQVIAKVVERLEVDHRDPAHSALATAIITHAGAIPEKTRRDLAPIIGKYIK is encoded by the coding sequence ATGTCGGCGCGGATTGGAATCATCGGCGGCAGCGGCCTGTACGACATGGCCGAGCTCACCGATCGCGAAGAGAGAGTCGTGACGACGCCGTTCGGCGACCCGTCCGGGCCGTACGTGCTGGCGACGTTACGGGGCAAGCGCGTGGCGTTCCTGTCTCGGCATGGCGCCGGCCACCGGCTGACGCCGACCGAGCTGAACTATCGTGCCAACATCTTCGGCATGAAGCTGCTCGGGGTCGAGTGGATCGTGTCGGCGAGCGCGGTCGGCAGCCTGCAGGAACAGTATCGGCCGATGGACCTCGTGTTCCCCGATCAGTTCATCGATCGGACGCGCGGGCGCATCAGCACGTTCTTCGGCGGCGGCGTGGTGGCCCACGTCGGCTTCGCGCATCCGCTGAGCCACCACCTGTCATCGCTGGCCGCCGGCTGCGCGGCCGAAGCGGGCGCCACGGCCCACCGTGGCGGCACCTACGTGTGCATGGAAGGGCCGCAGTTTTCCACGCTGGCGGAATCACGGCTGTACCGCGCGTGGGGCGGCGACATCATCGGCATGACCAACCTGCAGGAGGCGAAGCTCGCGCGTGAAGCCGAAATCGCCTACTCGACCATGGCGCTGGTGACCGACTACGACTGCTGGCACGAGGATCACGACACGGTGACCGTGGAGATGATCATCAACAACCTGACCCAGAACGCGAAGATGGCGCAGCAGGTGATCGCGAAAGTGGTGGAGCGGCTGGAGGTTGACCATCGCGACCCCGCGCACAGCGCCCTGGCCACCGCCATCATCACGCACGCCGGCGCCATTCCAGAGAAGACCCGGCGCGATCTTGCGCCCATCATCGGCAAGTACATCAAATGA
- the mce gene encoding methylmalonyl-CoA epimerase translates to MKAVLDHLGIAVSDLPASLAFFRDTLGLHVETSEEIASQKVRAHFLSVGQSRLELLEATAAESPIAKYLEKRGPGLHHVALRVDDIEAALAHLKARGIRLIDERPRSGAEGALVAFIHPSAAHGVLVELKQPAPRVPLFHTVGRHTLGSLELISLSDGFFRLDGGAMFGVVPRTLWEKRLPPDDANRIPLGMRPLIVRGEKTMLIDAGCGDKMDAKSAAIYGLDRRYHLDHALAEAGLTPDDIDIVLASHLHFDHVGGFTALAKDGTIVPRFPKAKYVATRAEWEDATHPHERNRASYLQENFVPLKDAGVVTLVDDGAEIMPGVTYRKSGGHTPNHQVVMIESGGRTAVFTADMYPTTVHIPDPWLMGYDLYPMDTLAFKRAFAREAIARDYLLFFEHEPSMAAGYLREKDGKRFVERVI, encoded by the coding sequence ATGAAAGCCGTCCTCGATCACCTTGGGATCGCCGTGAGCGACCTGCCGGCGTCCCTCGCGTTCTTCCGCGACACGCTGGGCCTGCACGTGGAGACCAGCGAAGAGATTGCCTCGCAGAAGGTCCGCGCGCATTTCCTTTCCGTTGGGCAGTCGAGGCTGGAGTTGCTCGAGGCCACGGCCGCCGAGTCGCCGATCGCGAAGTACCTGGAAAAGCGCGGCCCTGGCCTCCATCACGTGGCGCTCCGCGTGGACGACATTGAGGCGGCACTTGCGCACCTGAAGGCGCGCGGCATCCGCCTGATCGACGAGCGGCCCCGGTCCGGTGCGGAAGGCGCGCTGGTCGCGTTCATCCATCCCTCCGCGGCGCACGGCGTGCTGGTGGAGCTCAAGCAGCCGGCGCCCCGCGTGCCCCTGTTCCACACCGTCGGCCGCCACACGCTCGGCAGCCTCGAGCTGATCTCGTTGTCGGACGGCTTCTTCCGGCTCGACGGCGGCGCCATGTTCGGCGTGGTCCCGCGCACGTTGTGGGAGAAGCGGCTGCCCCCGGACGACGCCAACCGCATCCCGCTGGGCATGCGCCCGCTGATTGTCCGTGGCGAAAAGACCATGCTGATCGACGCCGGGTGCGGGGACAAGATGGACGCCAAGAGCGCCGCCATCTACGGACTGGACCGCCGCTATCACCTCGATCACGCGCTGGCTGAAGCCGGGCTGACGCCCGACGACATTGACATCGTGCTCGCCAGTCACCTGCACTTCGATCACGTCGGCGGCTTCACGGCCCTGGCGAAAGACGGGACCATCGTGCCGCGCTTTCCCAAGGCCAAATACGTCGCGACCCGCGCGGAATGGGAAGACGCCACGCACCCGCACGAGCGGAACCGGGCGAGCTACCTGCAGGAGAACTTCGTCCCGCTGAAAGACGCCGGCGTCGTCACGCTGGTGGACGATGGGGCGGAGATCATGCCGGGTGTGACCTACCGAAAGTCGGGAGGGCACACGCCGAATCACCAGGTCGTGATGATCGAGTCGGGCGGGCGAACGGCGGTGTTCACCGCCGACATGTATCCGACCACGGTGCACATTCCCGATCCCTGGCTCATGGGCTACGACCTGTATCCCATGGATACGCTGGCCTTCAAGCGGGCCTTCGCTCGAGAGGCCATCGCGCGTGACTACCTGCTGTTCTTCGAGCACGAGCCCTCGATGGCGGCCGGTTACCTCCGCGAGAAGGACGGGAAGCGTTTCGTGGAGCGCGTGATTTGA